In a genomic window of Quercus lobata isolate SW786 chromosome 4, ValleyOak3.0 Primary Assembly, whole genome shotgun sequence:
- the LOC115983248 gene encoding anthocyanidin 3-O-glucoside 2'''-O-xylosyltransferase-like yields the protein MPVVVEFAMVFMAESHVAGMGYATIVDRLPPGAETASDVPLPLHGHLRVAFDQTQDQVQTILSSLKPDFVFFNFSPWMPALAHQIGSKAICYSIVTLAMQALKVPTKEKPEDMTVEDFMQPPPGYPPSCV from the exons ATGCCAGTAGTGGTAGAGTTTGCTATGGTGTTTATGGCAGAAAGCCATGTGGCTGGGATGGGCTATGCCACAAT TGTAGATAGACTACCCCCTGGTGCCGAGACTGCCTCAGATGTTCCTCTTCCACTTCATGGACATCTTCGTGTTGCCTTTGACCAAACCCAAGACCAAGTTCAAACCATTCTGAGCAGTCTCAAGCCTGATTTCGTTTTCTTTAACTTCAGCCCTTGGATGCCAGCCTTAGCACACCAAATTGGCTCCAAGGCCATATGTTATTCCATTGTAACCCTAGCAATGCAAGCACTAAAGGTTCCTACTAAGGAGAAACCAGAGGATATGACTGTAGAAGACTTCATGCAACCGCCTCCTGGCTATCCTCCTTCATGTGTGTGA